The genomic stretch TCGCGAGGAGCTCCAGAGGTTTAGGGCTCGACTTATTAGATTAGGTAAGGAGATCCGAGATCGGGTTTCTGGGATCCTAGTAGACACTGGTAGGTTGGTCGATGAGGTGATGGACATTATATAGAGTCCAGATCAGGGggaggatcccgaggaggatcctgaggaggagattccaCCTGGTATTCCAACTGTGGACTAGGTCCAGAGTGATTGACCCTTTAGACTCTTTTGACTGGTATAGTTAGAATTAGttggggtgatgctagtgctgaggccattgtatttttgtatgactgtgtggcttacttttgaggcacttgactttactttagtcgtatatgactaaaagtacttttgaggcacttgtgTGCTGTATTTTTGTACTCCCCCATGACTTACTAATTGTATGGATTTGAAAGtattaatgaatgtaaattattgttattttcaataTTTTCGTGACTGGTCcttgttttaagtatttttCCCACGTAATTGactcatttcttgcactagaCACAACTAGGATAATGGAAGGATGAAAGAGTGGTCGAGACCGTGGACGAGGGattagacaggcccaacctcatggGGATGATCAGGGATTGGCATTGTTGGAAATCTtatgagtgggctctatgaaatcccacaatggacttgatgaacTGATGTGATGATATTGGGTGTTGTTTATGTTGATTTAGTGCTTAAACAAGTGATTATAAGTTGAATGGtgaaaagaaaactcaaaggaaacaaaagggTCGAAGGGGCTGGTTCTGCCCTGTCATTGCTGTGTCCCTTGGTGcaattttttgtggttaaattgactTGGTTTTGATTAGATATATTgcataggttgtgtggaaaattttcaccaaaaaatCACATGATTTGGATGGGTAAATGTTTAGATTTCGAAATGgtttcaaaactggaaattgtgTCCCGAATTGCTCTAGCAGCAAATTTCAAATgactataactctttgctccgatgtcaaaatcgagtaccgtttgtgccattagaaactagacactttcagttttccaacggtataaaatgcattccctgattccacttgagtgaaccgtaccagcCTTTCAAAGTCACCTGCCCTGTTTCTCGACTGTGTTGAAAAATCTGTTATGAGAtgcaacttgatgctcaaatatgagctagatatggacagaattttaaaatgattccttctgtGAAATTGTAGCcgtatgaatgtagtttccaacgctaccaaccatgctcaattccaagttgaattgagtgagttgtggccgaattgCGAAAGTATCTCAGTGAtagaaaaccctctttttggctagttgaatgccttaatttgaattgggacttgttatttcgaAATTCTTCGTGGTGACTGTGAGACCCCGGTTAGTCATTAATTTCGATATTATGTGATATTAAGAgcattttgttctattttgtaCTAATttattagaaaaccctaatttggattatttataaaaccctagtttttgtattaatcacaAGTTCGAGTTGTTGTTAAAAATTAGATAtactagtgtgtgttttggtacaggtaagtataggattcgatttatttttcaaaagttaagTAGGTTTTAAAAGGTTATAAAACCCTAAACTAgcaaaacctctagtgttataaTTTATTAGAAGTCCTAAGttggtttaaaaccctaattttgcctatgacaaaaaggttgttgtttaattgcttttatgtaggataaagtatgattaagtataggtgattaatatAGGAGGGTGATTTGTGAAGCAAGTAAGTATGGTTAAGTGttttagactagattaagtttgtGTCCTATGGAAttaattgaaagcttttcatatatttatgggcaagagtgtaagaaagagaaagtgatgTTGTAGGGGTTAAGGAGCAACATTCAAACTTTGGTATGATTGGTTGTAGTAAAAAATATCTCTTATGAGCTTTGACTTATATGTCTCATAGGAAATTGTAAGATAACCAtaaggtttaaaacaaaacaaaaataaagagaaatagagagagagccgagattGAAGCTTGAAGAGGAGAaacaaatttcttccaagttcatTCAAGTTTAGCTATCCATCTTGATCTTGGAGCTTAGGACAACAACTTTGGCACTTGATTGTTGTAGTTCCATCACTTACAAAGCTTACTTGAAGGTAAATCATCTCACTTGGAAGTTGGTTTTTGGGTGAATGAATCTTGAAGCCATGAAAGTGATTCTCTTGTTGTGATTGTACACTTTTATGGTTTATATGGTGAATATTGAGTAGTTTAATGGTTTATTTTAGTGGTTTATTACTGCAtaaatttcggtcaaggctaTGAAAAATTAGGGCTTCTTGCTTCATGGTTCTTTAAGTTGATTTTGTTGGTTGTTTGACTTGTAAATGGAATCTTTGGTGTGATAAGTTCACTTGTATGGTTGATTCATAGCAAAATCAGATTTGGCCATGGAACCCTAGCTTAAGGGGGAGTTAGTTTGGCTTAGCTAGGGCTTAGATGGTTAGGGTGTGCTTGGTTAGGCTTGGAGGTTAGTTGAACTTGTAAGATTAAAAGTATAGAATATGGTTAGTGTTTGTTAGATTTTGGGGTTAAATTGGGAAAGGAATTTCGGGTCTTTTGTGGAGCAATTAGGAactggtatatgtgtgtttatttggtatgaagTTGGTTAAAAAACTTGCatgagaaccatagaaacgAATCATGCGTTTGCATCGCGCGAAACCGTTCAAACTAGAAATCAGGGCAGCCCGGAACCCGAAGTTTGGCTCCAATTTTCTTTATGCTACGTATTGATTCAGGGttttcccaaaacatgaaagttgtagcttcttaagtcaTCGTTGTACCTGTAACATTTCAGCCTAATCCGATCagggtagcctgagttatgaccaaaacaatgTAAGGTGCCAGAACTGCCGTTGAAGCCGGTCAGTTCTGAGCACGAACATTGGAACCGTTTTTCCCTATGCTCTGTACTaattcagcttttggtcaaaatacaaaagttatAGTCTTATAAATGAGTTTTCCAAcacctctggaatttcttgattccgatttaTGAGTCATTAGTTATGGtcgttcaaacagggcctgttcgGTAACCTGAATTGAAACTGCTGAAACTGTCTTGTGCATTTTTACCCTAGTTCCATTGTGATCTGGATTACAGggccttcatgaaagttgtaattcgttctcttagcttcgaagcGGTGTCACACACGCCTtaatccgacattcctagcctaacttttagTCAAAACAGTTTGGGACGGCAAATCTGCCCGTTTCCGTTTCTGTTTtgccggccgtttccgtttccgttcaCCGTTTCCGCGCGCGCGTGtgtccgttttgccgtttcgcTTTATTTATGCATTTTAGTATTCATTTGTGCAGTAATGTGGtgcaatcttttatttcagacgATGACGGGTTAGACGGAGCCAGTAGGGCTTACTAGCTATTATACGTGACGTGATCTTCGCATTTTTGCTATACTTGCTCTTTacgtaagtattcaggccgttttgATATTtaagttgcttatgtgttttaatGTGAATAAAAAGGTACTTAGGCGagagtgtattttatcacactcgacctaaaccttAATGTGCATACATATTTGTACTTGACCTGTGTATATGAACTGTTTTGGGACTGagccccttgagcttgtagctcggggtgaatTTTGAGAATTGTGAAATATGATGAATTTGGGGCCCGATCTTAAGActtagacggactattcgagcagGTCGGGGTTTGGTCGAAATCAGTCCAATCTAGTCTTGAGGTCACAAGTTTGTGAACCAAGTTAGccattttgtgaggtgactggccagtgagggtgataaggggtacggtgggagtacaagtggagttctacggaccattatttgtggtcgacggagtgtcgacaggaggtcacacgtggcacatgatttggctttggagccaacctgtatccttaacttgtgttgttacGTTTATACTTTTGATTTGACATCTTGGTGATATAATTGTTCGTCTTAATGTGcaatttacgtttttacccctaTTTATTTACTAAACTTCTAGCTTACCCTTTTCCTTTGCTTTCCTTAACAGGGACGACGCGGGGGACTCTTTTGGCACTATCACTAGCATAGATAGTTTTCGTTTGTCATAGTGGGATAATTAagatgtttcttcttgttttggtgatCTATATAAGAACCCTTCATAGGGTCTACTTTCTGTTGTTGGTTATTAACATAAGATAATGTGGTAGTCTGGATAGCTATTTtggaagatgtaaatagaacttttTTGGAGTTGTATATATTGTGAGTAGTACccttttagtttatattatttttattgcttTGCGTTTTGAGTCCTAgcgcgagctaggcagacggTCCGCTAAGCCCTTTGATACGCCTTTGGGTGCGATGGGGTCGTCTCAGTGACCACCTACCAAaagtattttggatgtttcttagaccttgtcttcataaatgaaccatgttgaGATGAtttctgtgaggacccgaaaatttaccgaatttctagactttattttatttaattgcacacttttataccttttctttattagcaaattccccagataatttttatgagcaaaatatagtttttaaatcatttttctagtataagttcgTTCATGtaaaattaagagtgtatatcgaacgtgggacccactagtgcgaaaagttcggaaaaattcggtcaactaggttaagttttggatactggaattaatttaccgggtgttaagagataagtagaggatgctaagtggattggtataagagagacaaaagttaggcaagcaattaatgatggtgacaagtgtcaccatagggttggtagaaactttcgactactattccatgtcttaccaattgactaaataagctaaaaatttaccaaaaattcctccatttccaagctctagtggccggccctctctctcaagaaaggaagaaagaaagctctccaagtttgctccaatcttgctccaatctaccaaatcaaccatttactcttgtttttgttccatagaaacccttaagggagtgtttgtgagttgttttgtcgagttatttggaaagctaagaggactagttgctctttttcttgtcttgctaacgtaagttgagaaggacccctctcctccctctaatgatgcttaattcatgattagtggtggtataagatgcaattttatggattaaatcttgatttttggttgaattggtgaaattttataattattggtgatttttctgttttcatatgaatatgattatgtggtcatgtatgatgattggaaatggaatttaatgaagctagaaggtggaaaaagtggttaattgcaagcaatttctgttttggaagaaaattgaaaagttagggttttaaggttctacattctgcccgattttgtagctcatagttacaGGTCGAATTGGctttgggttaaaacataaagttgtaggtaatgatattttagagatgcctgcaaaatttcaggtcaatcggagtagcgtagcttgagaaaagatggaattacccttgctgccctggttttacccgaatttggaaattgcttctgtaattggttattttggtcaggaatgcttccgaattggttgttgaggtcttctgatgaaatgtagccctatttcttagctttcagatggctttagaatttctgtatttggacttaggtaggctgatttatgatgtttgcactagaatgcgttctgtgaatctgttttgcggttctggtgtagtagattgcatttttgacctggttacactcgaaactgggttaagtgaccttcttcaatattgtagcccaatctcttagcttcgaaacggtgtatctttcacctccatccgataatcgtagtgtcatTGGTGCCATTActgcaaaatgacgtcaaaaactatttttttcagggttaaagctagttccatttccggattttctgatttcctctattgcttgtgtgtgcttatgaaaccctattttgggaatatttggcattggtttatgactcgttatcgagtctcattgtacttgtttgcatgttttagggcgtgacggtggttcacgacgttcctttgacggaagtgcatgaaatatcactttcaagcttggtgagtgtactactcacttgtgtgttactatatggctttgatacttgaacttgatgagttaaatgttattgcaccatTGATATTggttgaagtgagggtgtactttatcactctcacttatttctcatgttattggaatgttacatgaaatgaagtacatgacttggtgtcgtttggacgagtatccaacgaccatgattgttatcattgagctcaaccccattggtagttgattgaatcgagccgcgagggcttggtcgtgacaattaatgagccttggggaaagttatatggaatcttgtagtatacgagactctcgattccggtatactcgagtaataccacagtgcaagtgtttggagttcgggcccggtaggggtatgttgggtggaaggaatggaagtaaagtgaagtctacggttggttacttttaaacattgacggagagtcaatgaggttcgatcaagaatgcaaacgaggaaaagggctcttgatagccgcccgtatcctttttatctccaccattaatgtgtgtctttgcttatttttgatgaattgaaatgaaaaactttatacttatgtgaactttgctgattgagtggtattatctcactgggcaattagctcaccctattccttttgttttccttacaggaaaataaatacttttggactgcaattgataattggttgccgaattgagctagttggacatatcttttgtatagctcatttattgaaaccctaaatgtacttttgggaccgtttctcttttgatttggcaaaccgtacttgtatccacttttgaatcactttggtatgctgctttggattgtatctgctaaatttcaacatgtaaatatttgcttgatgtttggttaaGGTttcgacgggtcggttactattcatggccgactccggttttattttttttattttgacattttgacttgtttacgcgcgtttgtaagttccggatcgtaTTAGCTcgctctataccgaaccgttagtcctgacgagagttgggcaggcagtccactaacccctttggttcgccttaggggaaggtggggctgtcacaatttcattgacccaaaagttagaaaagggaaaacggaagtacaaggcagatttgccttggaaattcttggaactttagtaactttgttaactgacttcccgtatgaattttagtatgaaatttgacagaggaatagcccttatatggtagggtaatacGACCAaaattggtgccattccaattccatttcgatgctcaactAAAGTCCCAAAATTCAAGTTTCAAATTTGGAAAATCTTTGTTCAGTGAGgaaatttcagcaactttggcgctcaaaactccaattcttgttccgtttgttgtgttttaaactttgtttgtaactctaattgagttccaaattttagcGGCTAATTcatattctgtgaattttgccgaattttcaaagttggccaaaaaccaacctcaaaactgtcttggtattccaaaTCGGCAACTTGAAACCAAAACTTGAATGTCTtctatttggaatcatggaaaagtaccttctagaaacttttagtaacttggaagtagtttccaacggtactaagttttccaattttggactttcagagagtgagttatgatttttcaaaaattgcttgtcaaatctgaaattttcgaacttaaaagaaattgagtttttagaactcacCATTTTCCCTCGATATTGCTTGACCGTTttgcacttgatttcaaagatgaaaatcaaatttccttgtattattaaaaCTCCACTTTCGAGCCTCGATTtgcgagtaattaaggctcattttcatgatttcttcttagattgtacaagagtgcaatcttcctcgataattaggggttttaaactatagtgtgtaatagttcattattaattgctcaggcacccAGGACGACCTTCGAGAGAATCCCACGGTGGACGGCTGAACCCTCGAGTGGACATTTCtcacttgtttcttattttacttggtgagtgtcaagtgtatgcgaacttgatacatgcttaactgctattaatgattgaaaattttgaaaatggagtcgagtgtgtactttaccgcactcgttcttatttgaaatgaatgactcatgattgaattgattgaaatgaaatgaatggatCATGAATGACttaattgaaatgaaatgaatgattgaatgtatCGAATGCTTGAATGtcatgaaatggtatgctatgattgcatatGTCGTtcgagtgaatctcctcgactctcaaaaTATTACATGAGGGAAatccaaactcataggccgaccttgggactcgagccggcaggTGTTTGGTCGGGAATCTCGGTGAGTCGTGAGAATAACATGagaagcttgatctattggagagatctcgcttggcatactcgtggagtattgcCTTATAAATGACGTTCGGGCCCGATGCGATATAcggtggacggacatgagaagtaagtggagttctacggattggaaataccgacccgattgacggagagtcatcacaGGATGGTATACGAATGAGATTGGCAAAataagtggaaattagctcctaagagctatcatatccttgaattgtttctgtttaaattacacttgaattgttaattacttgaatattatcgTTTGACTTGCTAATTGGGATTGTTACATGGACAacatgcttgcatgtgtgttcttggcctcacgagcaattgctcaccccgtagatttgtttttcttaagaGGAACGGATTCGGAGTGAAACTCGAAGAAGCCCTTGGGGGTATACTTTTGGTATTAGCGTTTCGAATGTAATCGACTAGACTTTTAGcaattgtatattttgaaaacttgaTGTATTGTGGAACTCGTGGtgtaagtttgaatgttatttatggaagCGATTTCTCTTTCTTACTTTACCTTGTCGTGATGGctagtattgtattaagcttgaacggaaattgtcttgagtcctggtgagagttgggcaggcgttccgcggataccctttggttcgccttagggagaagtgggggcgtcacataattTGGATTAATAGTATATTTGGAGAAACAAAatgattaggatgattttttatttcttaattttctatttttttcttttttcttaaaataaacctacaaaaaagaaaaagaaaaaaatacacattagaatacaagaaaataaatgtctcattaaatagaaaaaaattcaagaaaatattaaaattgataaaaatttggtgtctacaagaatCTCTCTCAATTATATATGTGACGACCGGAAAATTTCctaatatttttcttaaaaattctcttttatttgaaaattattactttataatagccctactacccaatcaccccacaataagtgcaaatgaacatagaattaagggAGTTGAAAGATGGATGGATTGGAGCTAAGCGAAGTACTACCGAATTAGTTACTTtacgtgaaagttgacggagtgtcaactaatacttgatcaagctctggtgaagcaatgagaatttggctcctgagagccatctgtatccttatactttgattgttattcgtagtgttattgtgtcttttagaaaaagaattttacactcgtTCATTTTGAAATTGGCTGCTTGAAGtgtattgttcacttttatgaacttgttatgctcgtacttttgctacgttgatacttgtacttttacATAATGGTTAgcttgctatttggaatctcactgggcttttagttcattccacgccatttgttttccttacaaggggtacgagcgaggcgtgacagactagcgtagtctagatgttttgacttttgaattgtactcgcgctatcactcgattagaatgatttgtacttggattgtatatactttgaaatattttgggtgTATAGaagttttgtatcttgatttgtgcatcgatgtatgttataagtttgaattgtgatgTTATTTATCGTCTATGGATATATACGTGaaatacgagtgagtgagtcctgacgagagttgggcaggcgactcacTAAACCCTAAGattcgccctagggggaggtggagcCGTCACAGGTGAtatcagagctcttatcgagctcgtgccgagAGAGGGTTCTCGGgctgtggggattggcttgttaagtgtggaagaATGTCCATTGTTTGagatattagatatgtatgttgggtaggaatctcaaaagtagatgatttactcttggggaCTGGCCAGTTCGAATTGTGAATTATCTGATTGTAGATTCTTGTACctgagtaccaaagagtgataccgtTATAATAAGTCAATATTTCGAATAATATTAGAAAGAGTAAGGATGGTGAAGGCCAAGGCACAAGGAAGGCTAATAGTCTGAACTTGGGATAGATTGAAGATATTAGGGAGAATTGAAATCCTTAGCATGCAAGTGTACATACCTGGTTATACTTTTTCGAGTTTTGCTTAAGTGTTGTGGTTGAACAACACTTGGGGTTAATGTTCCATAGGAAATGCGAATTGCTAGAAAGAAAGTATGTTGTTTTCAATGTgttctattatttttcactttatgatttgaaaatgcttCTATCGAATTTTATagtcactttatttttcttatactTATATCGGCTATTGTTTAAAAGATGTATGGAGGGTAGACGGAGCCAAGGACGTagaactaaccgaggacgcgaTTCTAACCGtggccgtgggggtagacaggCACAGGAACCGGTGCAAGAACCAAGGGAGGAAAGAGGTGAAACAGTTGAACCTCAACCTGGACCCCGAGCAGAAGGAGGGGACCAGGTAGCAACAGCAATTCAGCAGATGACTAACATTCTTGCTTGTTTGGTAGAGCAACAGGGTCAAACCCCTATGAGTCAACCAAGAGATCCTGAAATAGGGAAAAGATAGGGCCCTggagagatttcaaaagttctctcctcCTAAGTTCCTGGGAGGACCGGATCCTGAGGGAGCGGAGAGATGGTTAGAAATCATGATCAATATATTCGCCGCTTTGAACTATGCGGAGGATAGACAAGTGCAATTCGctgtctttcagtttgagggtcCAGCCAGGGTTTGGTGGAATGTAGTTAGAGCTAAATGGGAGAGAGAAGAGACTGCATCGACGTGGTTGAATTTCAtaagagagtttaatgagaagtacctTCCACCGATAGTCCaggaaaagagggaggatgagtttattaagttccgtcagggaaccctaagtATATCTGAGTACGAGACTCAGTTCACTAAGCTATTAAAGTTTACTCCCGAATTGATAactacggagcaaaggagggtTAGAAGGTTTGTACAGGGACTCAATGTAGAAATATAGGAGGCTTTGGCGGCAGCCAAATTAACACTTTTACGGAGGTTCTGGAGAAAGCCcagagaatagaaattgctagggcacaagtaaggtttttcatgcaaaaaggagaggtacACTGGTGGAAGTCAGGGGCAAGATCAAGGTGATCTAGGTAGGCCATACTCTAAAAtgggtcgaggagatggtggtgaggAACTTTCGGGGACACCTAAGAAAATTCCTTCAAGAAGAGCCTCCGGTGGAAGGGGGTAAGCAAGAAGTGCCTCGCAAGGAGGTCAGACCCCAACCCCTCGAGTatcttgtggatattgtgggaaATCCAACCACACAGAAGATAATTGCTGGCGAAAGTCTCGAAGGTGTTTACGGTGTAGAAGTACTGAGCACCAGATCGCCAATTGTCCACTGATCAGTGATACCCAGCCAATCGACACATCAAACGCTAAACAACCGAATAGATGAGGGGATAAATCCAAAGGGCCAACTAGAGTATATGCTTTAGACCACCAAGGTACAATTCATGTTTTCCCTTATCTGGCTACATGTTTGGCTAATGATGAGATTTGGGAGCTAAAGAAtgacatgcaagaaaaataccATGAACTATTTACGGATATATGCatgaaatttcgaggacgaaatttctttaagggggagagagtgtgacgaccggaaaattttcttatatttttcttaaaaattcccttttatttggaaattattactttataataaccctactacccaatcgctccacaataagtgcaaatgaacatagaattaagggttttcccttttcgttttcaagattaGCAAGAATTAGGATTTTacgccttttcgtagtgtgattaatcggtacggagtgtagatcaaatttggtgattaagagtgagttttagatgatattaagtgtgtgattagaagtgataataataagttagtgaattataaattaaaactctagtacacgcgatttaaggaaaatcggctcgaaccgacagGTACCGTTTGTTATCAGGTAAACACACTACTTGAcccatactttattaccttaatcttctcattttatttcagctaattaaccctcaaaatatctcatacatcagccacaatatttgaccaagagaaatgagagaaaatgctagaaagaaaacaagtgtcaaggcatctatggaagttggactttgaccaacttATTTTAACCttcataaaacaaaaatttgaccaaaattccttcatttttcactCTTGCTTGGCCGACCCATAGAGAggagagaagagaa from Coffea eugenioides isolate CCC68of chromosome 8, Ceug_1.0, whole genome shotgun sequence encodes the following:
- the LOC113780427 gene encoding uncharacterized protein LOC113780427; this translates as MEGRRSQGRRTNRGRDSNRGRGGRQAQEPVQEPREERGETVEPQPGPRAEGGDQGKDRALERFQKFSPPKFLGGPDPEGAERWLEIMINIFAALNYAEDRQVQFAVFQFEGPARVWWNVVRAKWEREETASTWLNFIREFNEKYLPPIVQEKREDEFIKFRQGTLSISEYETQFTKLLKFTPELITTEQRRVRRFVQGLNVEI